A genomic region of Streptomyces sp. NBC_00247 contains the following coding sequences:
- a CDS encoding sugar phosphate isomerase/epimerase family protein, with translation MADPAVRVPDAKVALSTASVYPESTATAFEIAARLGYDGVEVMVWTDPVSQDIEALRRLSDYHQVPILAVHAPCLLITQRVWSTDPWVKLQRARSAAERLGASAVVVHPPFRWQRHYARDFVDGIWRMADETDVRFAVENMYPWRYRDREMLAYAPDWDVTHDDYRHFTVDLSHTSTARTDGLAMVDRMGDRLAHVHLADGKGSGKDEHLVPGRGDQPCAELLERLARTGFDGHVVLEVNTRRAMSSAEREADLAEALAFTRLHLASAKRAPRS, from the coding sequence GTGGCAGATCCAGCGGTGCGCGTCCCCGATGCGAAGGTCGCGCTGTCGACGGCCTCGGTCTACCCGGAGTCGACGGCGACGGCCTTCGAGATCGCCGCACGCCTGGGGTACGACGGTGTCGAGGTCATGGTGTGGACCGATCCGGTCAGCCAGGACATCGAGGCGCTGCGGCGCCTCTCCGACTACCACCAGGTCCCGATCCTCGCCGTGCACGCGCCCTGTCTGCTGATCACCCAGCGGGTCTGGTCCACCGACCCGTGGGTCAAGCTCCAGCGGGCCAGGTCCGCCGCCGAGCGGCTCGGCGCCTCCGCCGTCGTGGTCCACCCGCCGTTCCGGTGGCAGCGCCACTACGCCCGCGACTTCGTCGACGGGATCTGGCGCATGGCCGACGAGACCGACGTCCGGTTCGCCGTCGAGAACATGTACCCGTGGCGGTACCGGGACCGCGAGATGCTGGCGTACGCCCCGGACTGGGACGTCACCCACGACGACTACCGGCACTTCACCGTCGACCTCTCGCACACCTCCACGGCCCGTACGGACGGCCTCGCCATGGTGGACCGGATGGGCGACCGGCTCGCCCACGTCCACCTCGCCGACGGCAAGGGCTCCGGCAAGGACGAGCACCTGGTGCCCGGCCGGGGCGACCAGCCCTGCGCGGAGCTGCTGGAGCGGCTCGCGCGGACCGGGTTCGACGGGCACGTCGTCCTGGAGGTCAACACCCGCCGGGCCATGTCGTCCGCCGAACGCGAGGCGGACCTCGCCGAGGCGCTCGCCTTCACCCGTCTCCACCTGGCCTCGGCCAAGCGGGCGCCCCGGTCGTGA
- a CDS encoding serine/threonine-protein kinase, with amino-acid sequence MAPLREVGPDPETERSEYAGRYRLEARLGEGGMGVVHLATSASGLPLAIKIVHRSYAADPEFRARFRQEVAAARRVSGAFTAPVVDADPAAPLPWMATLYVPGPTLSAQVKRNGPMNPAQLRRLTAGLAEALRDIHRAGVIHRDLKPSNVLLPDSGPKVIDFGISRPYDSELRTETGKVIGSPPYMAPEQFQRPREVGPAADVFALGAVLIHAATGRGPFDSESPYQVAYQVVHDEADLTGVPRDLVKLVGQCLAKEPERRPTPDEIMTALLPPSYDAAAFVPAQRRPAPGERAPGDRAPGGPAPGREEPEGDGEVRESGDGTAGEAAGPPLAQSTHVRDAPAAAPGRAASAGRPRRARWAAGAAALLTLATGGVVYAEVGASTPPVAEKDGAAPDAPDAFVPWRTVLAGAAGSVPYCFTATGPGTGTSAGTGTSSSGTGTSAGTGTSSGTAGGAAAVATLYCAASGYGVARLDPADGHVLWSHRDSSASVRSLATGGGPVLVDEPGVTLRAYDPKDGEPVWSAGSPSSVGGPWSAGDTPLIVGAGGEVKGIDSRTGRVRWNHRFAGHALPVIGFHDPASGVSYLYENTGAGNTTLVTAIDAATGDIRWQRRLDGTLTPVGVSAGSLVLKVTGESSRVATLVRYDPEGRTATRIAVPYGMADPDIVVGAGTAYLLAPGGTLVALDIGAGARGGSAERWRLETGVALMSAPVLGEGDRLYFTAADGRLLAVDTRRGNLLGQTAPRLRDGKLGGTAFPHAPVPVGRRVVGTAPDGSVFAVDGSDPAAW; translated from the coding sequence ATGGCACCGCTGCGGGAAGTCGGGCCGGATCCGGAAACGGAACGTTCCGAGTACGCCGGCCGGTACCGTCTGGAAGCACGTCTCGGCGAGGGCGGCATGGGTGTCGTCCACCTCGCCACGTCCGCGTCCGGGCTCCCGCTGGCGATCAAGATCGTGCACCGGAGTTACGCGGCGGACCCCGAGTTCCGGGCACGTTTCCGGCAGGAGGTCGCGGCCGCGCGGCGGGTCAGCGGCGCGTTCACCGCACCGGTGGTCGACGCCGATCCGGCGGCCCCGCTGCCCTGGATGGCGACCCTGTACGTACCCGGTCCGACGCTCTCCGCGCAGGTGAAGCGGAACGGCCCGATGAACCCGGCGCAGCTGCGGCGGCTCACCGCCGGGCTGGCCGAGGCGCTGCGGGACATCCACCGGGCGGGGGTCATCCACCGCGATCTGAAGCCGAGCAACGTGCTGCTGCCGGACTCCGGGCCGAAGGTCATCGACTTCGGGATCTCCCGTCCGTACGACAGCGAACTGCGCACGGAGACCGGGAAGGTGATCGGCTCGCCGCCCTACATGGCGCCCGAGCAGTTCCAGCGTCCGCGCGAGGTCGGTCCGGCCGCCGACGTGTTCGCGCTGGGCGCGGTGCTGATCCACGCGGCGACCGGGCGGGGTCCGTTCGACTCGGAGAGCCCGTACCAGGTGGCGTACCAGGTGGTGCACGACGAGGCGGACCTGACCGGGGTGCCGAGGGACCTGGTCAAGCTCGTCGGGCAGTGCCTGGCGAAGGAGCCCGAGCGGCGGCCGACGCCGGACGAGATCATGACGGCGCTGCTGCCGCCCTCCTACGACGCGGCGGCCTTCGTGCCCGCCCAGCGGCGGCCGGCGCCCGGGGAACGCGCTCCCGGTGACCGCGCTCCCGGTGGCCCCGCTCCCGGGCGGGAGGAGCCCGAGGGTGACGGCGAAGTGCGGGAGTCCGGCGACGGCACCGCCGGGGAGGCCGCCGGACCGCCCCTCGCCCAGTCCACCCACGTGCGGGACGCGCCCGCCGCCGCACCGGGCCGGGCCGCTTCGGCCGGGCGTCCCCGGCGCGCCCGGTGGGCGGCGGGCGCGGCGGCGCTGCTGACCCTCGCCACCGGGGGCGTGGTGTACGCCGAGGTCGGCGCGAGTACGCCGCCGGTGGCGGAGAAGGACGGCGCGGCGCCGGACGCGCCGGACGCCTTCGTCCCGTGGCGGACCGTCCTGGCGGGGGCCGCCGGCTCGGTTCCGTACTGCTTCACCGCCACCGGGCCCGGAACGGGCACGTCCGCCGGCACGGGCACGTCCTCCTCCGGAACGGGCACGTCCGCCGGCACGGGCACGTCCTCCGGTACGGCCGGCGGCGCGGCGGCGGTCGCCACGCTCTACTGCGCCGCGTCCGGCTACGGCGTCGCCCGCCTCGATCCCGCCGACGGGCACGTCCTCTGGTCGCACCGGGACTCCTCGGCCTCGGTTAGGTCGCTGGCCACCGGCGGCGGACCGGTCCTGGTGGACGAGCCCGGTGTGACGCTCCGGGCGTACGACCCGAAGGACGGCGAGCCGGTCTGGTCGGCGGGCTCCCCCTCCTCGGTCGGCGGTCCGTGGAGCGCCGGGGACACCCCGCTGATCGTCGGCGCCGGGGGTGAGGTGAAGGGGATCGACTCCCGGACCGGCCGGGTGCGCTGGAACCACCGGTTCGCCGGGCACGCGCTGCCGGTCATCGGCTTCCACGATCCGGCGTCCGGGGTCTCCTACCTCTACGAGAACACCGGCGCCGGGAACACCACCCTCGTCACGGCGATCGACGCGGCGACCGGAGACATCCGGTGGCAGCGGCGGCTGGACGGAACGCTGACTCCGGTCGGCGTCAGCGCCGGGTCGCTGGTCCTGAAGGTGACCGGAGAGAGCTCCCGGGTCGCCACCCTGGTGCGTTACGACCCCGAGGGGCGGACGGCGACGCGGATCGCGGTGCCCTACGGGATGGCCGACCCGGACATCGTCGTCGGCGCCGGCACCGCCTATCTGCTGGCGCCCGGCGGAACCCTGGTGGCCCTGGACATCGGTGCCGGAGCCCGGGGCGGCAGCGCCGAACGGTGGCGGCTGGAGACCGGGGTGGCGCTGATGTCGGCCCCGGTGCTCGGCGAGGGCGACCGCCTGTACTTCACGGCGGCGGACGGGCGGCTGCTCGCGGTGGACACCCGGCGGGGGAACCTGCTCGGACAGACCGCTCCCCGGCTCCGGGACGGGAAGCTCGGCGGGACCGCCTTCCCGCACGCACCCGTGCCGGTCGGCCGCCGGGTCGTCGGCACGGCGCCGGACGGTTCGGTCTTCGCGGTGGACGGGAGCGATCCGGCCGCCTGGTGA
- a CDS encoding class I SAM-dependent methyltransferase: protein MPPTPPAEPRPLVPPPASASVRALSFSAAAALYAAARPGYPPGVFAALEEATGRPLDALRAVDVGAGTGIATRELVRRGAHVVAVEPGDGMAAELRRALPGVPVVRGDGNHLPLADGVADLVTYAQSWHWTDPARSWPEAARVLRPGGILALWWNVADHEVPWVAEQDSRIRRHLGADHGVHAVPAPGDASRAVGLPTKGTARHRLPWSRRVSIRTHLDNLASHSAFLVRDGEPARADRRFLTEEGARLRELFPDGTVEERYVVDLTTTAV, encoded by the coding sequence ATGCCGCCCACACCGCCCGCCGAACCCCGGCCCCTCGTTCCTCCGCCGGCCTCCGCGTCGGTCCGCGCCCTCTCGTTCAGCGCCGCCGCCGCCCTGTACGCCGCCGCTCGCCCCGGATACCCGCCGGGGGTGTTCGCGGCGCTGGAGGAGGCGACCGGACGCCCTCTGGACGCACTGCGCGCGGTCGACGTGGGCGCGGGAACCGGCATCGCCACCCGTGAGCTCGTCCGGCGCGGCGCCCACGTCGTCGCCGTCGAGCCGGGCGACGGAATGGCCGCCGAACTGCGCCGGGCCCTGCCCGGGGTGCCGGTGGTGCGCGGCGACGGCAACCACCTCCCCCTTGCGGACGGTGTCGCCGACCTCGTCACGTACGCCCAGTCCTGGCACTGGACCGACCCCGCGCGCTCCTGGCCGGAAGCCGCCCGAGTACTGCGCCCCGGCGGGATTCTCGCCCTGTGGTGGAACGTCGCCGACCACGAGGTCCCCTGGGTCGCCGAACAGGACTCCCGCATCCGCCGTCACCTGGGCGCGGACCACGGCGTCCACGCCGTCCCCGCTCCGGGAGACGCTTCCCGCGCAGTGGGCCTGCCCACGAAGGGGACCGCCCGTCACCGGCTGCCCTGGTCCCGCCGGGTGAGCATCCGGACCCACCTGGACAACCTCGCCAGTCACTCCGCGTTCCTGGTGAGGGACGGCGAACCCGCACGTGCCGACCGGCGGTTCCTCACCGAGGAGGGCGCGCGCCTGCGGGAGCTCTTCCCCGACGGCACGGTCGAGGAACGGTACGTGGTCGACCTGACGACCACCGCCGTCTGA
- a CDS encoding ABC transporter permease: protein MSSDTLPAATRAPARARPLTPARTLATAGRVLSQLRHDPRTIALLLVIPVVMIVLLRYVFDGSPRTFDSIGASLLGIFPLITMFLVTSIATLRERTSGTLERLLALPLGKGDLIAGYALAFGVIAVVQTLLATAVSVWFLGLDVVGSPWLLMLVALLDALLGTALGLFVSAFAASEFQAVQFMPAVIFPQLLLCGLFTPRDQMQPVLEAISNVLPMSYAVDGMNQVLHHCDITGDFVRDVAVVAGCALLVLGLGAATLRRRTA, encoded by the coding sequence ATGAGCAGCGACACCCTTCCCGCCGCCACCCGCGCTCCCGCGCGGGCCCGGCCCCTCACCCCCGCGCGCACCCTCGCCACCGCCGGCCGCGTGCTGAGCCAGCTCCGCCACGACCCCCGCACCATCGCGCTGCTGCTGGTGATCCCGGTCGTGATGATCGTCCTGCTCCGGTACGTCTTCGACGGCAGCCCGCGGACCTTCGACTCCATCGGCGCCTCGCTGCTCGGGATCTTCCCGCTCATCACGATGTTCCTGGTGACCTCGATCGCCACCTTGCGCGAGCGCACCTCCGGCACTCTGGAACGCCTCCTCGCCCTGCCGCTCGGCAAGGGCGACCTGATCGCCGGTTACGCCCTCGCCTTCGGCGTGATCGCCGTCGTCCAGACCCTGCTGGCCACCGCCGTCTCCGTCTGGTTCCTCGGCCTCGACGTCGTCGGCTCGCCCTGGCTGCTGATGCTGGTGGCGCTGCTCGACGCCCTGCTCGGTACGGCCCTGGGGCTGTTCGTCTCGGCGTTCGCCGCGTCCGAGTTCCAGGCCGTCCAGTTCATGCCGGCGGTGATCTTCCCGCAGCTCCTGCTCTGCGGCCTCTTCACCCCCCGCGACCAGATGCAGCCGGTCCTGGAGGCGATCTCGAACGTCCTCCCGATGTCGTACGCCGTGGACGGCATGAACCAGGTGCTCCACCACTGCGACATCACCGGGGACTTCGTCCGGGACGTCGCCGTCGTCGCGGGGTGCGCCCTCCTGGTACTCGGCCTGGGGGCGGCCACTCTCCGCCGCCGTACCGCCTGA
- a CDS encoding Ppx/GppA phosphatase family protein — MRLGVLDVGSNTVHLLLMDAHPGARPLPAHSHKAELRLAQLLDDRGAIGPEGVDRLVAAVADAVRAAEDKGCEEVLAFATSAVRDAVNAEDVLGRVRAETGVDLAVLSGEEEARLTFLAARRWFGWSAGKLLLLDIGGGSLEIALGLDEEPAAAVSLPLGAGRLTAAWLPGDPAGPADPAQLRELRRYVRAGIARTVGEFSRHGGPDRVVATSKTFKQLARMAGAARSTEGLYTRRTLSAAALGEWVPKLATMTAEERGRLPGVSPDRAGQLLAGALVAEGAMDLFGITELEICPWALREGVILRRLDHLPAERLALS; from the coding sequence ATGAGACTCGGAGTTCTCGACGTGGGGTCGAACACGGTTCACCTGCTGCTGATGGACGCCCATCCCGGCGCCCGCCCGCTGCCCGCGCACTCGCACAAGGCGGAGCTCCGCCTCGCCCAGCTCCTCGACGACCGGGGGGCGATCGGTCCCGAGGGTGTCGACCGGCTGGTCGCCGCCGTGGCCGACGCGGTCCGGGCCGCCGAGGACAAGGGGTGCGAGGAGGTACTGGCGTTCGCCACCTCGGCGGTACGGGACGCCGTCAACGCCGAGGACGTACTGGGCCGGGTGCGTGCCGAGACCGGTGTCGACCTCGCGGTCCTCAGCGGCGAGGAGGAGGCGCGGCTGACCTTCCTGGCCGCCCGCCGCTGGTTCGGCTGGTCGGCGGGGAAGCTGCTGCTGCTCGACATCGGCGGCGGTTCGCTGGAGATCGCCCTCGGGCTGGACGAGGAGCCCGCGGCGGCCGTGTCGCTGCCGCTCGGCGCCGGCCGCCTCACCGCCGCCTGGCTGCCCGGCGATCCCGCCGGGCCCGCCGACCCGGCTCAGCTGCGCGAGCTGCGCCGGTACGTCCGCGCCGGCATAGCCCGTACGGTCGGGGAGTTCAGCCGCCACGGCGGGCCCGACCGTGTGGTCGCCACCTCGAAGACCTTCAAGCAGCTCGCCCGGATGGCCGGGGCGGCCCGCTCCACGGAGGGGCTGTACACCCGGCGGACCCTCTCCGCCGCCGCGCTGGGGGAGTGGGTGCCCAAGCTGGCGACGATGACCGCCGAGGAACGCGGCCGGCTTCCCGGCGTCTCGCCCGACCGGGCCGGCCAGCTGCTCGCCGGGGCGCTCGTCGCGGAGGGGGCGATGGACCTCTTCGGGATCACCGAGCTGGAGATCTGCCCCTGGGCGCTCCGCGAGGGTGTCATCCTGCGACGCCTCGACCACCTCCCGGCGGAGCGGCTCGCGCTGAGCTGA
- a CDS encoding SH3 domain-containing protein produces MAVDESTTAPTASSNGAESASTVDTLPEPVVPEGAKTLAVEPAGVATLSYEYPRYPIAPGYRVYVRTGPGTNYAPLRLLPLGAMVAVYCQKAGERVSGPYGSSNLWDCISADEYVSDAYVHTGSDGWIATRCS; encoded by the coding sequence ATGGCCGTCGACGAGAGCACCACCGCACCAACCGCGTCATCGAACGGAGCCGAGTCCGCGAGCACCGTGGACACGCTCCCGGAACCGGTCGTCCCGGAGGGTGCGAAGACACTGGCCGTCGAGCCCGCCGGGGTCGCGACCCTCTCCTACGAGTACCCCCGCTACCCGATCGCGCCGGGCTACCGGGTCTACGTCCGCACCGGACCGGGCACCAACTACGCCCCCCTCCGACTGCTGCCGTTGGGGGCGATGGTGGCGGTCTACTGCCAGAAGGCGGGCGAGCGGGTCAGCGGCCCGTACGGCTCCTCGAACCTCTGGGACTGCATCTCCGCCGACGAGTACGTCTCGGACGCCTACGTGCACACCGGCAGCGACGGCTGGATCGCCACCCGCTGCTCCTGA
- the ilvD gene encoding dihydroxy-acid dehydratase has product MPQLRSRTVTHGRNMAGARALMRASGVASEDIGKPIIAVANSFTEFVPGHTHLSPVGRIVSEAIHAAGAVPREFNTIAVDDGIAMGHGGMLYSLPSRDLIADSVEYMVEAHCADALICISNCDKITPGMLMAALRLNIPTIFVSGGPMESGKATLVDGTVRTLDLVDAMSDAVNDKISDADMLRIEENACPTCGSCSGMFTANSMNCLAEAIGLALPGNGSTLATHTARRALYENAGRTIVEITKRHYEQDDATVLPRAIASRAAFENAMALDIAMGGSTNTILHLLAAAQEAELDFGLPEMDEISRRVPCLAKVAPNVGKNRTYYMEDVHRAGGIPAILGELHRGGLLNEDVHSVHSASLADWLKNWDVRGGSPAPEAVELWHAAPGCVRSATAFSQSERWDTLDTDAAEGCIRDVEHAYSKDGGLAVLRGNLAVDGCVVKTAGVDESIWTFEGPAVVCESQEAAVEKILLKQVKEGDVVVIRYEGPKGGPGMQEMLYPTSYLKGRGLGKACALITDGRFSGGTSGLSIGHASPEAASGGTIALVEDGDRIRIDIPNRSIELLVPDAELAARRAALNGVYAPKNRERKVSAALRAYAAMATSADRGAVRDVSKLG; this is encoded by the coding sequence ATGCCGCAGCTGAGGTCCCGCACTGTCACCCACGGTCGCAACATGGCGGGCGCCCGCGCCCTTATGCGGGCGTCGGGCGTAGCGAGCGAGGACATCGGCAAGCCGATCATCGCCGTCGCGAACTCCTTCACCGAGTTCGTCCCGGGCCACACCCACCTCTCCCCGGTCGGCCGGATCGTCTCCGAGGCGATCCATGCGGCGGGCGCGGTGCCGCGCGAGTTCAACACGATCGCCGTGGACGACGGCATCGCCATGGGTCACGGCGGCATGCTCTACAGCCTGCCCTCGCGCGACCTGATCGCCGACTCGGTCGAGTACATGGTCGAGGCGCACTGCGCGGACGCGCTGATCTGCATCTCCAACTGCGACAAGATCACGCCCGGCATGCTGATGGCGGCCCTGCGTCTCAACATCCCGACGATCTTCGTCTCCGGCGGCCCGATGGAGTCCGGGAAGGCGACGCTGGTCGACGGCACCGTCCGCACCCTCGACCTCGTCGACGCCATGTCCGACGCCGTCAACGACAAGATCTCCGACGCGGACATGCTCCGTATCGAGGAGAACGCCTGTCCCACCTGCGGCTCCTGCTCCGGCATGTTCACCGCCAACTCCATGAACTGCCTCGCCGAGGCCATCGGCCTCGCGCTGCCGGGCAACGGCTCGACGCTCGCCACCCACACCGCCCGCCGCGCCCTCTACGAGAACGCGGGCCGCACGATCGTCGAGATCACCAAGCGCCACTACGAGCAGGACGACGCGACCGTCCTGCCCCGCGCCATCGCGAGCCGTGCCGCGTTCGAGAACGCCATGGCCCTCGACATCGCCATGGGTGGCTCGACCAACACGATCCTGCACCTCCTCGCCGCCGCGCAGGAGGCCGAGCTCGACTTCGGGCTGCCGGAGATGGACGAGATCTCGCGCCGCGTCCCCTGCCTCGCCAAGGTCGCGCCGAACGTCGGCAAGAACCGTACGTACTACATGGAGGACGTCCACCGCGCCGGCGGCATCCCCGCCATCCTCGGCGAGCTGCACCGCGGCGGGCTCCTCAACGAGGACGTCCACTCCGTCCACTCCGCCTCCCTCGCCGACTGGCTCAAGAACTGGGACGTGCGCGGCGGTTCGCCCGCGCCCGAGGCCGTCGAGCTGTGGCACGCGGCCCCCGGCTGCGTCCGCTCCGCCACCGCCTTCTCGCAGTCCGAGCGCTGGGACACCCTCGACACGGACGCCGCCGAGGGCTGCATCCGGGACGTCGAGCACGCCTACTCCAAGGACGGCGGCCTCGCCGTCCTCAGGGGCAACCTCGCCGTGGACGGCTGTGTCGTGAAGACCGCAGGCGTCGACGAGTCGATCTGGACCTTCGAGGGCCCGGCCGTCGTCTGCGAGTCGCAGGAGGCGGCCGTCGAGAAGATCCTCCTGAAGCAGGTCAAGGAGGGCGACGTGGTCGTCATCCGGTACGAGGGCCCCAAGGGCGGCCCCGGCATGCAGGAGATGCTCTACCCGACCTCGTACCTGAAGGGCCGCGGCCTCGGCAAGGCGTGCGCGCTGATCACCGACGGCCGCTTCTCCGGCGGTACGTCGGGCCTGTCGATCGGCCACGCCTCCCCCGAGGCGGCCTCCGGCGGCACGATCGCGCTGGTCGAGGACGGCGACCGCATCCGCATCGACATCCCGAACCGCTCCATCGAGCTGCTCGTCCCGGACGCCGAACTGGCGGCCCGCCGCGCGGCGCTGAACGGCGTGTACGCGCCGAAGAACCGCGAGCGCAAGGTCTCGGCGGCTCTGCGCGCCTACGCGGCGATGGCGACCAGCGCCGACCGCGGCGCGGTGCGCGACGTCTCCAAGCTCGGCTGA
- a CDS encoding ABC transporter ATP-binding protein has translation MMNNRRTAGPDPASPSPAGPAPAAVRAGDLTVVRGDRTVLRGLGFTVGPGRITGLLGPSGCGKSTLMRAIVGTQDQVTGTLDVLGAPAGHPGLRSRVGYVTQAPSVYTDLTVRQNLDYFAAVLLPGRAHRHTRREAVTRTLDDVDLAGHADAPAGRLSGGQRSRVSLAVALLGEPELLVLDEPTVGLDPVLRRDLWNLFHALATDRGTTILVSSHVMDEAERCHRLLLMREGAILATGTPEELRARTGSTTVEDAFLRLVDEASARPEETTR, from the coding sequence ATGATGAATAATCGACGCACCGCCGGACCGGACCCCGCGTCACCCTCCCCGGCAGGACCGGCGCCCGCAGCCGTCCGCGCCGGGGATCTCACCGTCGTACGCGGCGACCGCACCGTGCTGCGCGGCCTCGGCTTCACCGTCGGACCCGGCAGGATCACCGGACTCCTCGGCCCCTCCGGCTGCGGCAAGAGCACGCTGATGCGCGCGATCGTCGGCACCCAGGACCAGGTCACCGGCACCCTCGACGTCCTCGGCGCCCCCGCCGGACACCCGGGGCTGCGCTCGCGCGTCGGCTACGTCACCCAGGCCCCTTCCGTCTACACCGACCTCACGGTCCGCCAGAACCTGGACTACTTCGCGGCCGTGCTCCTCCCCGGCCGCGCCCACCGCCACACCCGCCGCGAAGCGGTCACCCGCACCCTCGACGACGTGGACCTCGCCGGCCACGCCGACGCGCCGGCCGGCCGCCTCTCCGGCGGGCAGCGCAGCCGTGTCTCCCTCGCCGTCGCCCTGCTCGGGGAGCCCGAACTCCTGGTCCTGGACGAGCCGACCGTCGGGCTCGACCCCGTTCTCCGCCGCGACCTGTGGAACCTCTTCCACGCCCTCGCCACCGACCGGGGCACCACGATCCTGGTCTCCTCCCACGTGATGGACGAGGCCGAGCGCTGCCACCGGCTGCTGCTGATGCGCGAGGGCGCCATCCTCGCCACCGGGACCCCGGAGGAACTGCGTGCCCGCACCGGGAGCACCACGGTGGAGGATGCCTTCCTCCGCCTCGTCGACGAAGCGTCCGCCCGGCCCGAGGAGACCACGCGATGA
- a CDS encoding TetR/AcrR family transcriptional regulator, giving the protein MTSRSAQEEPPAPRRRGRPSRAAAQGGPDSRARILEAARTEFAERGYDKASMRSIARAAGVDAALVHHYFGTKDEVFAAAVELSFEPALVVPQILGGPVDGVGERMARYFISVWENPASRAPLLAIVRSALTHEAAAEVLRTFVLGRLLERIAAELDVPDPTFRAEVAASHMVGIAMLRYVVRAEPLASADPERIVALVAPSIQRYLTEDGPHARPDPPGAGHGGTPPEGPAAPTAP; this is encoded by the coding sequence GTGACCTCGCGTTCCGCCCAGGAAGAACCCCCGGCCCCGCGCCGCAGGGGCCGTCCCTCGCGGGCCGCCGCCCAGGGCGGCCCCGACTCCCGGGCCCGCATCCTGGAAGCTGCCCGTACCGAGTTCGCCGAGCGCGGCTACGACAAGGCTTCGATGCGCTCGATCGCCCGTGCGGCCGGCGTCGACGCGGCGCTGGTCCACCACTACTTCGGGACGAAGGACGAGGTGTTCGCGGCGGCCGTGGAGCTCTCCTTCGAACCCGCCCTCGTGGTCCCCCAGATCCTGGGCGGCCCGGTGGACGGGGTGGGGGAGCGGATGGCGCGCTACTTCATCTCCGTGTGGGAGAACCCCGCCAGCCGGGCACCGCTGCTGGCGATCGTCCGGTCCGCGCTCACCCACGAGGCGGCGGCCGAGGTGCTGCGTACCTTCGTGCTGGGACGGCTGCTGGAGCGGATCGCCGCGGAGCTGGACGTACCCGACCCGACCTTCCGCGCCGAGGTGGCCGCCTCGCACATGGTGGGCATCGCGATGCTGCGGTACGTCGTACGGGCCGAACCGCTCGCGTCGGCGGACCCGGAGCGGATCGTCGCCCTGGTGGCGCCCAGCATCCAGCGCTATCTGACCGAGGACGGCCCGCACGCCCGACCGGACCCGCCGGGCGCGGGACACGGCGGCACACCGCCCGAAGGGCCCGCCGCACCGACCGCTCCTTGA
- the proC gene encoding pyrroline-5-carboxylate reductase: MTQTVAVLGTGKIGEALLSGMIRAGWRPANLLVTSRRAERAEELRTRYGVESTGNAEAAKRADILILAVKPQDMGSLLDELAPHLAADRLVISAAAGITTAFIEDRLPSGTAVVRVMPNTPVLVDEGMSVLSAGSHATGEHLATTEEIFGGVGKTLRVPESQQDAATALSGSGPAYFYFLVEAMTDAGILLGLPRAQAHDLIVQAAIGAAVMLRDSGEHPVKLREAVTSPAGTTISAIRELENHGVRAALIAALEAARDRSRELASGQG; this comes from the coding sequence ATGACCCAGACAGTCGCAGTCCTCGGCACCGGCAAGATCGGCGAGGCGCTCCTCAGCGGGATGATCCGGGCCGGCTGGCGTCCGGCGAACCTGCTGGTCACCAGTCGGCGCGCCGAGCGCGCCGAGGAACTGCGGACGCGGTACGGAGTCGAGTCGACCGGCAACGCGGAAGCGGCCAAGCGCGCGGACATCCTCATCCTCGCGGTGAAGCCCCAGGACATGGGGAGCCTGCTGGACGAGCTCGCCCCGCACCTTGCCGCGGACCGCCTCGTCATCAGCGCCGCCGCCGGTATCACCACGGCGTTCATCGAGGACCGGCTGCCGTCCGGCACCGCGGTGGTCCGCGTCATGCCGAACACCCCGGTGCTCGTGGACGAGGGGATGTCCGTCCTCTCCGCAGGCAGCCACGCGACCGGCGAGCACCTCGCCACCACCGAGGAGATCTTCGGCGGGGTCGGCAAGACGCTCCGCGTCCCCGAGTCCCAGCAGGACGCGGCCACCGCCCTCTCCGGCTCGGGGCCGGCGTACTTCTACTTCCTGGTCGAGGCCATGACCGACGCCGGAATCCTGCTCGGCCTCCCGCGCGCCCAGGCCCACGACCTGATCGTGCAGGCGGCCATCGGCGCCGCGGTGATGCTCCGCGACAGCGGCGAGCACCCGGTGAAGCTCCGCGAGGCGGTGACCAGTCCGGCCGGCACCACCATCAGCGCCATCCGCGAGCTGGAGAACCACGGAGTGCGGGCCGCACTGATCGCCGCCCTCGAAGCCGCCCGCGACCGCAGCCGCGAGCTCGCCTCCGGCCAGGGCTGA